A single genomic interval of Musa acuminata AAA Group cultivar baxijiao chromosome BXJ3-4, Cavendish_Baxijiao_AAA, whole genome shotgun sequence harbors:
- the LOC135635796 gene encoding glucan endo-1,3-beta-glucosidase 1-like gives MGANHSPFVTLLVFLAFLTVTAAARAEPPFVGVNIGTDVSNLLPPADLAAFIKAQQIKHVRLYDADPAILSALAGAGVSVAVGVPNNQLLALGSSPATAAAWVARRVLPFHPDTPISAVAVGDEVPAALPSALPLLLQALRFISSALSAANLSSIPVSTPLPFAVILDPFPPSQAYFNQSLANAFLLPLLRFLADTAAPLMLNLYPYYAFMQGHGAVPLDNALFKPLPPALEEVDPNTLLHYSNVLDAMVDAAYVAMRNLNVTTVPVLITETGWPANGSRRDEPYATRELASTYNSNLIRHVLDRAGTPLHPEATPSVYIYELFDEDLRPGPASEASWGLFHGNGTPAYLLRVAGTGGLLANDTTDRTYCVAAEVTDRRALQAALDWACGPGLANCSEIQPGQSCYAPNNLRSHASYAFDSYYQKEGKAAGSCYFQGVAMVTTTDPSHGDCIFPGSKRMNVTVAGMSVIQTSKAGAPFTLRLRTGIAHDQMTPMILNILVASVLSWSIWS, from the exons ATGGGAGCGAACCACTCCCCGTTCGTCACTCTCCTCGTCTTCCTTGCTTTTCTTACAG TTACGGCGGCAGCTCGGGCGGAGCCGCCGTTCGTTGGCGTTAACATTGGCACGGACGTGTCTAACCTGCTGCCGCCGGCTGACCTCGCTGCTTTCATCAAGGCGCAGCAGATCAAGCACGTCCGCCTCTACGACGCAGACCCGGCCATTCTCTCCGCCCTCGCCGGCGCTGGCGTCTCTGTGGCCGTTGGTGTGCCCAACAACCAGCTCCTCGCCTTGGGCTCCTCCCCGGCCACCGCGGCCGCCTGGGTCGCCCGCCGTGTGCTGCCCTTCCATCCGGACACTCCCATCTCGGCCGTGGCCGTTGGCGACGAGGTCCCCGCCGCGCTGCCGTCagccctccctctcctcctccaggCCCTCCGGTTCATCTCTTCCGCCCTCTCCGCCGCCAACCTCTCCTCCATCCCGGTCTCCACCCCGCTTCCCTTCGCTGTCATCCTCGACCCCTTCCCGCCCTCCCAGGCCTACTTCAACCAGTCCCTGGCCAACGCCTTCCTCCTTCCCCTCCTCCGCTTCCTCGCCGACACCGCCGCCCCGCTCATGCTCAACTTGTACCCCTACTACGCCTTCATGCAGGGCCACGGCGCCGTCCCCCTAGACAACGCCCTCTTCAAGCCCCTCCCCCCCGCCCTCGAGGAGGTCGACCCCAACACCCTCCTCCACTACTCCAACGTGCTCGATGCCATGGTCGACGCCGCCTACGTAGCCATGCGCAACCTCAACGTCACCACCGTGCCCGTGCTCATTACCGAGACTGGGTGGCCCGCCAACGGCTCCCGCCGGGACGAGCCTTACGCCACCCGGGAGCTCGCCAGCACTTACAACTCTAACCTCATCCGCCACGTGCTCGACCGGGCCGGAACGCCGCTGCACCCCGAGGCCACCCCCAGCGTCTACATCTACGAGTTGTTCGACGAGGACCTGCGCCCGGGGCCGGCGTCGGAGGCCAGCTGGGGCCTTTTCCACGGGAACGGGACCCCAGCATACCTGCTGCGCGTTGCCGGTACCGGGGGGTTACTGGCCAACGACACCACGGACCGGACGTACTGCGTGGCGGCGGAGGTGACGGACCGGCGGGCGCTGCAAGCGGCGCTGGACTGGGCGTGCGGCCCCGGGCTGGCCAACTGCTCGGAGATACAACCGGGGCAGAGCTGCTACGCGCCCAACAACTTGAGGAGTCACGCCTCGTATGCCTTCGACAGCTACTACCAGAAGGAGGGCAAGGCCGCGGGCTCCTGCTACTTCCAGGGCGTCGCCATGGTTACCACCACTGATCCAA GTCATGGGGATTGCATCTTCCCTGGAAG CAAGCGGATGAATGTTACAGTAGCAGGAATGAGTGTCATCCAAACAAGCAAGGCTGGTGCACCCTTCACACTGAGACTGAGAACAGGAATTGCTCATGACCAAATGACCCCCATGATCTTAAACATCTTGGTAGCTTCCGTCCTGTCATGGAGCATTTGGTCTTGA
- the LOC135635797 gene encoding ADP,ATP carrier protein 1, mitochondrial-like produces MADDLRPPSIVQKIYGQSILFGGQRPYLQVRNTSIHNFLGTYDFRGAPPKSYHSFHGPIGLSSLTPITPVFACAPKEKGSTGFLIDFLMGGVSAAISKTAAAPIERVKLLIQNQDEMIRAGRLSEPYKGIRDCFSRTIKEEGFLALWRGNTANVIRYFPTQALNFAFKDYFKRMFNFKKDKDGYWKWFAGNLASGGAAGASSLLFVYSLDYARTRLANDAKAAKKGGERQFNGLVDVYRKTIQSDGVAGLYRGFNISCVGIIVYRGLYFGLYDSLKPVMLVGSLQDNFFASFLLGWGITIGASLASYPLDTVRRRMMMTSGEAVKYRNSMDAFSQIVKNEGAKSLFKGAGANILRAVAGAGVLAGYDKLQVIVLGKKYGSGGGG; encoded by the exons ATGGCAGATGATTTACGCCCGCCATCCATCGTGCAAAAGATATATGGGCAATCAATCTTATTCGGTGGGCAGCGTCCTTATTTGCAAGTGAGGAATACCAGCATCCACAACTTTCTAGGGACTTATGACTTCAGGGGCGCACCCCCTAAATCATATCACAGCTTTCATGGGCCCATTGGTCTTTCATCTCTCACACCCATCACCCCAGTCTTTGCTTGTGCTCCCAAGGAGAAGGGTTCTACTGGATTTCTTATCGATTTTCTCATGGGAGGAGTTTCTGCTGCCATTTCTAAAACAGCAGCTGCTCCGATTGAGCGTGTCAAACTCCTGATTCAGAACCAAGATGAGATGATTAGAGCTGGTCGTCTTTCGGAACCATATAAGGGAATTAGAGACTGTTTTTCACGAACAATTAAGGAAGAAGGCTTCCTCGCATTGTGGCGAGGAAACACCGCAAATGTTATTCGTTATTTTCCTACCCAG GCCCTGAACTTTGCTTTTAAGGATTACTTCAAGCGAATGTTCAATTTCAAAAAGGATAAAGATGGATATTGGAAATGGTTTGCTGGTAATTTGGCTTCTGGAGGTGCAGCTGGGGCATCTTCTCTGCTCTTTGTATACTCTCTGGATTATGCCAGGACCCGGTTAGCTAATGATGCCAAGGCTGCCAAGAAGGGAGGTGAAAGGCAGTTCAATGGCCTTGTTGATGTTTACAGAAAAACCATACAATCTGATGGTGTTGCGGGTCTCTATCGAGGCTTCAACATTTCATGTGTCGGTATCATTGTTTATCGAGGGCTCTACTTTGGATTGTATGATTCTCTGAAGCCAGTGATGCTGGTTGGCTCCTTGCAG GATAATTTCTTTGCAAGTTTCTTGCTTGGTTGGGGAATTACAATTGGTGCTAGTCTTGCTTCCTACCCATTAGACACTGTCCGTCGGAGGATGATGATGACCTCAGGAGAAGCTGTCAAGTACCGGAACTCTATGGATGCCTTCTCACAGATCGTAAAGAATGAGGGTGCAAAATCCCTCTTCAAGGGTGCCGGTGCAAATATCCTACGTGCCGTTGCTGGCGCTGGTGTTCTGGCTGGTTATGACAAGCTCCAGGTGATCGTCTTGGGAAAGAAGTATGGGTCTGGTGGTGGTGGTTAA
- the LOC135635795 gene encoding L-ascorbate oxidase homolog — MGRTSPMVTFFFVLLVASAVLGDDPYRFFTWNITYGDIWPMGVKQQGILINGQFPGPQIEAVTNDNVIINVFNSLPEPFLISWNGIQQRRNSWQDGVYGTNCPIPPGRNFTYVMQFKDQIGSFFYFPSLAFHKAAGGFGGIRVLSRPLIPVPFPPPAGDFTLLIGDWYKANHSTLKYVLDSGRDLAFPDGVLINGRGSYGNTFTVDQGRTYRFRICNVGLATSLNIRIQGHTMKLVEVEGSHTLQNIYSSLDVHLAQCYSVLITADQPAMDYFIVVSTRFTSSVLTTTAILHYSNSAGRPVGAPPGGPTIQIDWSLNQARSIRWNLTASGPRPNPQGSYHYGLVNTTRTIRLANSAPVINGKQRYAVNSVSFIPADTPLKVADFYKIPGVFFPGSIPDNPTFGGGYLQTSVMAANFRDYVEIVFENYENTMQSWHIDGYSFWTVGMDGGQWSAASRKNYNLRDAVARCTVQVYPKSWSAIYMPLDNVGMWNIRSEHWARQYLGQQFYLRVYSPANSWRDENPIPRNALLCGRASGRRTRPL; from the exons ATGGGAAGAACCAGCCCCATGGTTACTTTCTTCTTCGTGCTGCTTGTTGCTTCTGCTGTCCTGGGAGATGACCCTTACAGGTTCTTCACCTGGAACATCACATATGGAGACATCTGGCCCATGGGTGTCAAGCAACAG GGAATCCTGATCAATGGGCAGTTCCCAGGGCCACAGATCGAAGCTGTCACCAACGACAACGTTATCATCAATGTCTTCAACAGCTTGCCGGAGCCGTTCCTCATCTCCTG GAATGGGATACAGCAGAGGAGGAACTCATGGCAAGATGGTGTGTATGGCACCAACTGCCCCATCCCACCAGGAAGGAACTTCACATATGTCATGCAGTTCAAGGACCAGATTGGGAGCTTCTTCTACTTCCCCTCGCTTGCTTTCCACAAGGCTGCAGGTGGATTTGGTGGCATCAGAGTCCTAAGTCGACCACTAATCCCTGTGCCATTCCCTCCTCCTGCTGGGGACTTCACTCTCTTAATCGGTGACTGGTACAAAGCTAATCACAGT ACCCTCAAGTATGTGCTTGACAGTGGTAGAGATCTAGCTTTCCCTGATGGGGTACTCATCAATGGTCGTGGATCCTACGGCAACACCTTCACCGTCGACCAAG GTAGAACATACAGGTTTCGGATATGCAATGTTGGGTTGGCAACATCACTGAACATAAGAATCCAAGGCCACACGATGAAGCTGGTGGAGGTGGAAGGGTCTCACACCCTCCAAAACATATATTCTTCGCTCGATGTTCATCTTGCGCAATGCTACTCCGTCCTTATCACCGCCGATCAACCTGCAATGGACTACTTCATCGTCGTCTCAACCCGATTCACCAGCTCGGTGCTGACCACCACCGCCATCCTCCATTACAGCAATTCTGCTGGAAGGCCCGTCGGTGCGCCGCCAGGAGGTCCAACCATTCAGATCGACTGGTCTCTCAACCAGGCGAGATCTATTCG GTGGAATCTGACAGCCAGCGGACCGAGACCAAATCCACAGGGTTCATATCACTACGGCCTCGTCAACACAACGCGAACCATCAGGCTTGCAAACTCTGCACCGGTCATCAATGGCAAGCAGAGATATGCGGTCAATAGTGTCTCCTTCATTCCAGCTGATACACCACTCAAAGTAGCTGATTTCTACAAGATCCCTGGAGTGTTTTTCCCCGGAAGCATTCCTGATAACCCCACCTTTGGAGGTGGCTATCTCCAGACCTCCGTCATGGCAGCTAACTTCCGTGATTACGTTGAAATTGTCTTTGAGAACTATGAGAACACAATGCAGTCATGGCACATTGATGGATACTCTTTCTGGACCGTCGG AATGGATGGAGGACAATGGTCAGCAGCGAGCAGGAAGAACTACAATCTGAGAGATGCTGTTGCTCGTTGCACCGTGCAG GTCTACCCCAAGTCTTGGTCGGCAATCTACATGCCTTTGGACAATGTGGGCATGTGGAACATCAGGTCGGAGCACTGGGCTCGCCAGTACTTGGGCCAGCAGTTCTATCTCCGTGTGTATTCTCCTGCTAATTCATGGAGGGATGAGAACCCAATTCCGAGGAATGCCCTCCTCTGTGGCCGGGCATCAGGT
- the LOC103982541 gene encoding transcription factor GTE11 isoform X1, which yields MVVEGELINIQNAPLQFFELSTMPVAEKLALKKKLKTELDHVRSAVENIIADCERRLGQKHSAAEEDQAVILGNDCAGEVVASIHSFCIPEQQPSLTGENHQTTMSKRKIALEMNTNPKDADNYSNDGIDMIPDKSDAKSVLTGPSKGTTLGTSDALKVKGEKMDSFKTRQCANILKILMIHPAGWVFKEPVNPVKLKIPDYFSIISKPMDLGTIKRKLGRKQYSSTVQFAADVRLTFSNAMRYNPPENEVHVMAKELNNIFNSRWKLLEAEWRNKSTLSSQSVTNTQKKKRLLEKRPDPNSVLRRFIPSAEKLKLKKELSNLPVRKMPPRLLSFLQSKGIVGQIGEFVGIDIDMFDEETLWELHQLVRNFIDGTPIEQIKKCTRRPEQDSHKGPGETVLQSDVIDEFMSPLARMKGAHRTVSCQRSHCNDSSQASSSEVDSGRSSRSEHYSRRSTANSLDWEKTPTGFGLQSNDSIQSISHPPSPLTAATEDLGPCEEQLSPSKALRAAMLKSRFADTILKAQQQSLGVKIDPAKLQREREKLEKRQREEKARIEAQVKAAEIAAKMKAEAELTRQREAARLALQKMEKTVEIDNSHILKDLENLGCPLPGHFDMTDETLGKFMQELEMHSGLVNPLEQLGLFMKNEDLDEVDEWISSAGNGDVEEGEIDGS from the exons ATGGTTGTTGAGGGTGAATTGATTAATATTCAGAATGCACCACTTCAGTTCTTTGAGCTCTCCACCATGCCAGTTGCTGAAAAGCTAGCACTAAAAAAGAAGTTGAAAACAGAACTTGACCACGTGCGATCTGCAGTTGAAAACATTATAGCAGACTGTGAGAGAAGATTAGGTCAAAAGCATTCTGCTGCTGAAGAAGACCAAGCAGTAATACTAGGCAATGATTGTGCTGGTGAAGTTGTTGCATCCATCCATTCCTTCTGTATTCCTGAGCAGCAGCCTTCCTTGACTGGTGAGAACCATCAGACAACAATGAGCAAGAGAAAAATAGCACTGGAAATGAATACAAACCCTAAAGATGCTGATAATTACTCTAATGATGGAATAGATATGATTCCTGATAAGTCTGATGCAAAGTCTGTTCTGACAGGCCCATCTAAAGGGACCACTCTAGGAACTTCTGATGCACTGAAGGTGAAAGGTGAGAAAATGGATTCCTTCAAGACTAGGCAGTGTGCTAATATTTTGAAGATACTAATGATTCATCCTGCTGGGTGGGTGTTTAAGGAACCTGTGAATCCAGTGAAACTAAAAATTCCAGATTATTTTTCAATTATCTCCAAGCCAATGGACTTGGGTACTATAAAACGGAAACTTGGAAGAAAGCAGTATTCAAGCACTGTACAATTTGCTGCAGATGTAAGGTTGACTTTCTCCAATGCGATGCGATATAATCCTCCTGAAAATGAGGTTCATGTCATGGCTAAGGAATTAAATAACATTTTTAATTCAAGATGGAAATTACTGGAAGCAGAATGGAGAAACAAAAGCACACTTTCTTCACAGTCAGTGACAAACACTCAGAAGAAAAAACGATTACTCGAGAAAAGGCCTGATCCAAACTCTGTTTTGAGAAGGTTCATACCATCTGCTGAAAAATTGAAGCTAAAAAAGGAATTGTCAAATCTACCAGTACGGAAAATGCCACCTCGACTGCTTAGTTTTCTTCAGAGCAAAGGTATAGTGGGACAAATTGGAGAATTTGTCGGCATAGACATTGATATGTTTGATGAAGAGACTTTATGGGAATTGCATCAACTTGTAAGAAATTTTATTGATGGAACACCAATTGAG CAGATAAAGAAATGTACCAGGAGACCTGAGCAGGACTCACACAAAG GCCCAGGTGAAACTGTGCTccaatctgatgttattgatgagTTCATGAGCCCTTTGGCTCGGATGAAAGGTGCACATAGAACTGTAAGTTGCCAGCGGAGTCATTGTAATGACTCAAGTCAAGCTTCATCAAGTG AAGTAGATTCTGGAAGATCTTCACGTAGCGAGCATTACTCTCGCCGTTCAACTGCAAACAGTTTG GACTGGGAAAAAACACCAACAG GGTTTGGTCTCCAGAGTAACGATTCCATACAATCTATTTCTCATCCTCCGAGTCCACTGACTGCTGCTACAGAAG ATCTAGGTCCTTGTGAGGAACAATTATCACCATCCAAAGCTCTTCGTGCTGCAATGTTGAAGAGCCGTTTTGCAGACACCATTCTGAAAGCACAGCAACAGTCACTT GGTGTAAAAATAGACCCAGCAAAGTTGCAACGAGAAAGAGAAAAGTTGGAGAAAAGGCAGCGGGAAG AGAAAGCAAGGATCGAGGCACAAGTTAAAGCTGCTGAGATTGCGGCAAAAATGAAGGCAGAAGCTGAGCTGACGAGGCAAAGAGAAGCAGCACGCTTGGCATTGCAAAAG ATGGAGAAGACTGTTGAAATTGATAACAGCCACATATTGAAAGATCTAGAAAACTTAGGCTGTCCTCTGCCCGGGCACTTTGATATGACTGATGAAACGCTGggtaagttcatgcaagaacttgaaATGCACTCGGGTCTTGTGAATCCACTCGAGCAGTTGGGTTTGTTCATGAAGAATGAAGATCTTGATGAGGTTGATGAGTGGATTTCATCTGCTGGCAATGGTGATGTTGAAGAAGGGGAGATCGATGGGTCATAG
- the LOC103982541 gene encoding transcription factor GTE9 isoform X2, whose protein sequence is MVVEGELINIQNAPLQFFELSTMPVAEKLALKKKLKTELDHVRSAVENIIADCERRLGQKHSAAEEDQAVILGNDCAGEVVASIHSFCIPEQQPSLTGENHQTTMSKRKIALEMNTNPKDADNYSNDGIDMIPDKSDAKSVLTGPSKGTTLGTSDALKVKGEKMDSFKTRQCANILKILMIHPAGWVFKEPVNPVKLKIPDYFSIISKPMDLGTIKRKLGRKQYSSTVQFAADVRLTFSNAMRYNPPENEVHVMAKELNNIFNSRWKLLEAEWRNKSTLSSQSVTNTQKKKRLLEKRPDPNSVLRRFIPSAEKLKLKKELSNLPVRKMPPRLLSFLQSKGIVGQIGEFVGIDIDMFDEETLWELHQLVRNFIDGTPIEIKKCTRRPEQDSHKGPGETVLQSDVIDEFMSPLARMKGAHRTVSCQRSHCNDSSQASSSEVDSGRSSRSEHYSRRSTANSLDWEKTPTGFGLQSNDSIQSISHPPSPLTAATEDLGPCEEQLSPSKALRAAMLKSRFADTILKAQQQSLGVKIDPAKLQREREKLEKRQREEKARIEAQVKAAEIAAKMKAEAELTRQREAARLALQKMEKTVEIDNSHILKDLENLGCPLPGHFDMTDETLGKFMQELEMHSGLVNPLEQLGLFMKNEDLDEVDEWISSAGNGDVEEGEIDGS, encoded by the exons ATGGTTGTTGAGGGTGAATTGATTAATATTCAGAATGCACCACTTCAGTTCTTTGAGCTCTCCACCATGCCAGTTGCTGAAAAGCTAGCACTAAAAAAGAAGTTGAAAACAGAACTTGACCACGTGCGATCTGCAGTTGAAAACATTATAGCAGACTGTGAGAGAAGATTAGGTCAAAAGCATTCTGCTGCTGAAGAAGACCAAGCAGTAATACTAGGCAATGATTGTGCTGGTGAAGTTGTTGCATCCATCCATTCCTTCTGTATTCCTGAGCAGCAGCCTTCCTTGACTGGTGAGAACCATCAGACAACAATGAGCAAGAGAAAAATAGCACTGGAAATGAATACAAACCCTAAAGATGCTGATAATTACTCTAATGATGGAATAGATATGATTCCTGATAAGTCTGATGCAAAGTCTGTTCTGACAGGCCCATCTAAAGGGACCACTCTAGGAACTTCTGATGCACTGAAGGTGAAAGGTGAGAAAATGGATTCCTTCAAGACTAGGCAGTGTGCTAATATTTTGAAGATACTAATGATTCATCCTGCTGGGTGGGTGTTTAAGGAACCTGTGAATCCAGTGAAACTAAAAATTCCAGATTATTTTTCAATTATCTCCAAGCCAATGGACTTGGGTACTATAAAACGGAAACTTGGAAGAAAGCAGTATTCAAGCACTGTACAATTTGCTGCAGATGTAAGGTTGACTTTCTCCAATGCGATGCGATATAATCCTCCTGAAAATGAGGTTCATGTCATGGCTAAGGAATTAAATAACATTTTTAATTCAAGATGGAAATTACTGGAAGCAGAATGGAGAAACAAAAGCACACTTTCTTCACAGTCAGTGACAAACACTCAGAAGAAAAAACGATTACTCGAGAAAAGGCCTGATCCAAACTCTGTTTTGAGAAGGTTCATACCATCTGCTGAAAAATTGAAGCTAAAAAAGGAATTGTCAAATCTACCAGTACGGAAAATGCCACCTCGACTGCTTAGTTTTCTTCAGAGCAAAGGTATAGTGGGACAAATTGGAGAATTTGTCGGCATAGACATTGATATGTTTGATGAAGAGACTTTATGGGAATTGCATCAACTTGTAAGAAATTTTATTGATGGAACACCAATTGAG ATAAAGAAATGTACCAGGAGACCTGAGCAGGACTCACACAAAG GCCCAGGTGAAACTGTGCTccaatctgatgttattgatgagTTCATGAGCCCTTTGGCTCGGATGAAAGGTGCACATAGAACTGTAAGTTGCCAGCGGAGTCATTGTAATGACTCAAGTCAAGCTTCATCAAGTG AAGTAGATTCTGGAAGATCTTCACGTAGCGAGCATTACTCTCGCCGTTCAACTGCAAACAGTTTG GACTGGGAAAAAACACCAACAG GGTTTGGTCTCCAGAGTAACGATTCCATACAATCTATTTCTCATCCTCCGAGTCCACTGACTGCTGCTACAGAAG ATCTAGGTCCTTGTGAGGAACAATTATCACCATCCAAAGCTCTTCGTGCTGCAATGTTGAAGAGCCGTTTTGCAGACACCATTCTGAAAGCACAGCAACAGTCACTT GGTGTAAAAATAGACCCAGCAAAGTTGCAACGAGAAAGAGAAAAGTTGGAGAAAAGGCAGCGGGAAG AGAAAGCAAGGATCGAGGCACAAGTTAAAGCTGCTGAGATTGCGGCAAAAATGAAGGCAGAAGCTGAGCTGACGAGGCAAAGAGAAGCAGCACGCTTGGCATTGCAAAAG ATGGAGAAGACTGTTGAAATTGATAACAGCCACATATTGAAAGATCTAGAAAACTTAGGCTGTCCTCTGCCCGGGCACTTTGATATGACTGATGAAACGCTGggtaagttcatgcaagaacttgaaATGCACTCGGGTCTTGTGAATCCACTCGAGCAGTTGGGTTTGTTCATGAAGAATGAAGATCTTGATGAGGTTGATGAGTGGATTTCATCTGCTGGCAATGGTGATGTTGAAGAAGGGGAGATCGATGGGTCATAG